The following are encoded together in the Odocoileus virginianus isolate 20LAN1187 ecotype Illinois chromosome 28, Ovbor_1.2, whole genome shotgun sequence genome:
- the CCDC179 gene encoding coiled-coil domain-containing protein 179 — MCLRCSEDDAAQVNPENSSRRHPAEVTERQATAKRIEHMRNLWKQKRKFNRQFARPAPVPEPGLLWT, encoded by the exons ATGTGTCTGCGCTGTAGTGAGGACGACGCTGCCCAAGTCAACCCC GAAAACTCGAGCAGGCGGCATCCTGCAGAAGTCACTGAAAGGCAg GCCACAGCTAAACGTATTGAGCATATGAGAAACCTatggaaacagaagaggaaatttaATAGACAGTTTGCAAGGCCCGCACCTGTTCCAGAACCAGGACTCCTA